caattaggataaggggaggcAAATTAGTTCGACACGCATTGCATCTCCACGAGCGCACTGGAAAgaaatagtatgttagttgggaaggaaatatatcGGAAAttgccttggtaagcgactaattatttcatttgaacgacgccatattcaatatgatacaaaaacggaaaagcaacgagtgtcttacgtattttcccgaagactgattcgatatcttaactacttcaCAACGACttaaacacgcactgcacaacgcttgctcgatagctactccgaaaaaacacgcactgaactgattaactttattactggaagcgcaatgcagaacacaatatttcggcagatcgccCGATCGTCAATTGAAGAATATTTGGATAAGCTTGAGAAAGAGAAAGTTATAACACCGATTGATACAAGCCAGTGGGTATCATAAATCATTACTGTGATGAAGAAAAACAATGAAATCCGGTTGGTAATAGAATGCAAAGTGTCGCTTAATATGGCACTAGTTCGCAAAACATATCCTTTATCAATAGCTCAAGATATCTTTGCTAACTTGGCGGGTTGCAAATATTTCTGTGCCCTTGATTTGGAGGGTGCTTACACACACTTAGAACTTTCAGAAAGGTGGTGAAGGAACTATACATGCTTTCACAGGGAGCCTCTTCAAGCACGTCTATACTTCAACAAGTAATGGACAAGATTTTGGATAATATTGGAAACGTGTCGTGTTATCTTGACGACGTTTTATTTACCGGGGAATCTGTAGACTAGCCAACAGGATCTCGCACATTTGGGACACATAATAAATGATAAAGGTCTAAAGCCATGTCCGGATAAAATATCCACCATTgatctttcccgtcaaaaattgtatctcgttttattgtctcagttgattctttgactTCTTCAAGgtcaactttgccaaagaacccatatttgtttaagcctctaactacttttaaaatctaaaacaaaagccgctgatgccatccatgcgaaACATTTTTGCAGTGCCTCCCCCTGTCGCAcgtttgtgattctgctactgaTGGCAAAGATGTTTTTCGTCGTAGTAGTCCcatgacaattttatttttcgttgAGATTTTACTGTTTTGTTAATTAGTTATTATTGTAGTGACCGTACTAGTTTTAAATCATTATTAGGATTACGAACAATCTGTTAATGTACaccataaataaacaaataaacgtTCTGCCGTCGCCGAACGATTATGCTTTgcattttgaataaaatatggCTCGGCTCAACCTTCACTTTTTAAGAATGGtgatcctgaaaagaaccgaataatttccaaaaatgCGCCTTTCGAAACATTAAAAGCAGCCACTCGATAGTTTGGATTTGCAAGAAACTGTAGCTTGAGAGCTGCTTCCACTGATGATGGTACTACAGACGCTACCGTTGCAGAACTGTACTCTACCGCTGCTGCCATGACCGCCACATGCGCCATCGTAGCGAAACAGCTACCGATGGTCCAATGTGGCTAGAAAATTTTATTGGAGGGGTTCTGGTGTAagaataatttttgttttgggtCAGAGGGGGATGCTGCAAAAATTAATTCGTATGGATAGCACCAGTGCCATCCAAGTGAGATTTCCTCacaagattctgatttggttttgttgctgtttgtgATTGAGAAGAAATAATGGAAAATACATCAGTTACACCagaaataatttttgttttgggtCAGAGGGGGATGCTGCAAAAATTAATTCGTATGGATAGCACCAGTGCCATCCAAGTGAGATTTCCTCacaagattctgatttggttttgttgctgtttgtgATTGGGAAGAAATAATGGAAAATACATCAGTTCTCTAAAGGCCATTAAAAAAGAAAGCTGATCTGAGTAGAAATTTCTGCAAAATACAAAACACAATCGATTAGTGACGGGATAAAGATCATTAGCAACGATGGCcttaccaagatgaatacacagctaggtgttgcaatcTGTCaagtttatggacgagaagaaggcgggggtgaaaaattcatttcggtgcaaaacagaaacaaaccggctggctctcccgtactaaaatccaagatggctgaatcgtgaatttagcagattggaacacctagtggtgtattcatcttgggccttacgttgtccaacgtctaccttTCGGTCGTGTCTTGAACACAATCCTTCTGATTTATTCGGTTAGAAATGTATCAATTATCAACATTTAGTAATGAACAATAAACATAAccttctgttgacatgatttgtgttttattttttattttttattttttttttatttttgaaaaattcacaACAGTTACCTTACCATGTTTGTTGCAGATAAAATAAAacgcaacattgtctttatcctctgcagatgaggacaatgAATTATCGCTATTctattttgttgcttgttttttgcatgTTTTAGCGACAAAAAGAAGTTGTAGTTGAAAGTGCAGTAGGCATGCGTTTCCTAAAAtctataataaatttgttcgatGTTCTGCCAAACCGCAACAAGCAGCTTTTGAACTCAGTTGTACGGCTGAGGGACATTCGAAACGATTTGTGATCAGTTAAATCGGCTAAACGAAAGCTTCGGCataaaaatgggtatttttttttattgtgccTGGTGCGATTTGACAGAACCCCGGCTATTTGATATTATATTCCCAGTTTtcagaaaacatcctagaccggaccgagaatcaaactcgccatctccggattggcaatcctatgccttaaCGGCATTGACAACAGTTACAGTCAGTTAGCAATTGGAAAGGACAGTTAATATATGATGAAACCATGTTTACCTCTGGTGCTccacaaaaatcacagaaaGGATCGCTTGTTAGTGGACAGGTAtcattggatctggattcactgaTAAGTAATGCAACCATAATGAGATTCTTAAACACGTGTGCTTCCGATATATTTTGAGTAACGACACAAAAAACGGTGGAAATTTAAGTGAACAAAGAAGTTCCTCGTGGAAATTAAAATGTAGGTATTTCTTATAGAAACTTATTATTTTTAGTCGCAACCAAAAATATACGCCaggtcgcctaagaaaaacatacctccggaaaaaaagctactttgatatttttgaaaatttggccaCCACGTGGTGGATTCTGGCGGTAAATACTTTGATTGCaggtgctatttgtactgctcATAAATTTTACACATCTATGAAAGCCTGAAATGATAACGAAAGTTTTCATTTTGTTTCAAGGCACaatatgaatttattttcaatggaaataaaaacttatttcacgaaaaattatccgtaaaaattcaatttttttatagaaattcaaaaaaaataccaGTGAAAATTGAACAAATTGTCTACGAACATTCTAACacaaatttccttgaaaatttaaacgagattttcaaaaaaaaaattaggtttGATGAAATTTTAGCTATCATAGTCCTATGTCAATAGTTTGCACAACCCCGTTGATGATTGTGTTGTTTTCGCTTACCACTGTTTTATAGTCAATATCCAGATAATTCTTTTTCAGCGTTGATCCGAATCCTTTTTTATGAGAATTACTTCATGCACATGAACCGATTAACAGGTGGCGATGGGGCAGCAACTTCGAACCAGATCACGGCGAATACCTCccttcaaattttatcaaaacacAAACACAACTTTCAAGGCACTAAATATTCCTGATTGCAGCAATGTTTTAACAAAAACTTTGTCCTACACTTTCAAGGCCCAAAAAAGATTTGCTCCGGTTATCATCCGACACCCGAAataatgtaaacaaaacactcCGCGTAGCGCGACCAAACAACCAGACCACGACCACTACGACGGCGACGACGTTGTCGAAAAAACGCAAAATCGCGAAGCAAACAAGACCACGGCGataacgatgacgacgacgacaacaacgAAGAAGTCACGTTTGCTTGTTTCGAACCTCCGAACCGGAAGGAATCCGGACACCTACTTTCCGCCGCGACGACTTCCGGCTTGAACGCGCAACCAAAACCGGGCACTGACTGCACCCAAAGAAGCAAGCAAATCAAAGAAAGTAATGCACTATTTTCCGGACGGAACTTCAGCAGAACATTACGGTTTTCTGTTCACTTTTTTTACGCGATCATGCCTATGTACGTTTACGATACACGACGACGGGCGAATCAACGAAGCACACACGCATCAAGCAAAGCAACACTGTCGTAAAAATGCAATGAGGAACGATGGGCGGCGGATGACCACACGCAAAACTGTATGCGGACAACGGTATGGATTGAGTTGGTGTGCGTGCGATTTGTGTGCTGGAATTTTGACAGCAGAAAGGGAAATTTTGTTCGCTGTCATTGATCGAAATTTCCCTTTTATCTGACGAAGAAGACTGTGCGTAGTGATTAGTTGGGATGGAATTTTGCTGTATTTCATTAGATATTGTAGACAAATTTTATGCAACAGTGTAATATTACTTTTAATACTCTAATTTAAGCTCGCTGGATCTACTTATTTGTTGAATAAGGTAAGATTTGCTGCAGTATTCGGAATATAATTTTTACATAACATTGTCGCTAAAATTTCCCACAACAAACCGGTTACAGTAACGATCATAGATTTAgactaggataggatgtgccaattagacattaaaaatcgtaccgattttctgtcaaaatcgtgccggttgctgattgggtgaaaatgacaatcgattgcTTCGATCGGCGGTATCAAATTTTTTAAAGGGCAGCTTATTGCTACCTTCGCCGTGTTGCTGggtaattaaattgaaatttatgacaaaattcaaagtttgttttttgaGTTTTTGGGTAAAATTCATTTATGCTAGGCTGCAAATGATGTATGCATGATTCTTAATAGTTATGCTAATTTAAAACACTCAATGAGATGCATTATTGACCAACTTTTTACTCATTCCACTGTAAAACTCTAACATAACCAtgtaaaaacttttttctgatAGTACGTAGCATCCTTTATTACGAATTATGTAAGAAGAGAAcgagaaaacatgattttttcacATACACTATTCAgcggattttgcataaaaaatattcggaagcaCTGGCCACCACCTCGTTAAAGCAATCGActgaaaaaacaacaaggcagttgcAATtctattgtcacatcctatcctaggatTTAGAAACGTGTAATTTTGAGCTTTGcaacaaaacaaattttgtgatcatttttcaaggctctcatagaataTGTGAAAACTGTATCCGCattacaaatagcacgtgctatcaaagcattcaccgcCAGAATTCTTCATATGTGGCggctaaattttcaaaaatagcaGCTTTTGGTCTGGGGAATGTTTTTCTTAAGGCGACTATCGAACACTTATTTTACGTTGCGGCTAAAAATAAGCAGggaagtaattttttttatgagcgatacaataaattataattatttaaaccATTCAAACCAGATTTTGGATTTAATTAGGAATGAAATTATGCTTGATAGGGTTGAAATCCTATTTGatgtaattttgatttatatttagaGAAGatttgatatttcttcaatttgaattagattgggttttttttttattggcttGGATTGGGTTCAGACTATGACGAGCTTTATGAAATGATTTACATAGAATAAGGTTTGGATTGAGCCAATTTGGATATTATTTTGCTGGATTTCAACTAAGATTAGTAGTAACTGAATTTAGTGAATGGTTTGATTATAATTTGGATTGCTTTTTGTTTACATTGGGACTGAGTTTGGCTTGGATGTATCATCCCGACAACAATCCTGCTTCAAAACGACTTGAGAAGCTGTTAACCCGTCTATTTTTAGGATTTGATTTGCCTTTATGTTGGTTCCCAGTAATCAATGGATTATAATTGTTTATCTAAGGCCGATGACATAGTGACGCGTGTGCGTacgcgaacgcgtccaagacaaagacaaaaggaatcctcttgctgatattctgcttaACGAGTGCTTAgacgcgttcgcgcacgcacacgcgtCACTATGTCATCGGCCCAAGTAACCTTTGCTCTACttcagcgattctcaacctggggtacatgtacccctgggggtatctccgctggccctagggggtacctcggacaaaaaagcgtaatggcggacatataacaatttcaatcaaaattcattgataaagtattgataattgtgttttctatttcaaaaatttatattgtatatAATATGagatgcgatcaataaatcccaattgacacaaccagcacaatgtatgaagggctgcggaacaaaagatcaaacgaacagaacgtcgaatgaacaaaatgatttgtttttccccaaaaactcggttgcttcgttgcaagagaattagaagcatccttttacgcatctcggaagccttcttccaagcagctcgaaggcttcctttcaagaggctcggaagcctcttttcaagaggttcggaagtctcctttcaagaggctcggaagcctcctctcaagaggctcgaaagcctcctctcaagaggcttggaagcctcctctcaagaggctcgaaagcctcctctcaagaggctcggaagcctcctctcaagaggctcggaagccttctctcaagaggctcgaaacccTCCTTTtaggaagctcggaagcctctttccaagaggcttggaaggatcctttcaagaggctcggaagcctccttccaagaggcttggaaggatcctttcaagaggctcggaagcctccttccaagaggcttggaagccttctttcaaggctcaaaagcctctttttcaagagactccaaaacatcctttcaagatgctcggcagccttatttcaagaggctcggaagcctcgcttcaagaagttaagaattcttctttcgagaggctctgaagcatcctttgaagaggctcggaagcctcctttcaagaggctcggaagcctcctctcaagaggctcggaagcctcctctcaagaggctcggaagcctcctttcaagaggctcggaagcctcctttcaagaggctcggaagcctcctctcaagaggctcggaagcctcctctcaagaggctcggaagcctcctctcaagaggctcggaaacctcctctcaagaggctcggaagcctcctctcaagaggctcggaagcctcctctcaagaggctcagaagcctcctctcaagaggcccagaggcctcctcccaagaggcccggaagcctcctctcaacaggctcggaagcctcctctcaagaggctcggaagcctcctctcaagaggctcgaaagcctcctctcaagaggttcggaaacctcctttcaagaggctcggaagccttctctcaagaggcttggaaggatccttccaagatactcggaagccttatttcaagaggctcggaagcctcctttcaaaaggctcggaagcctcgcttcaagaagctcagaatttttctttcaataggcttggaagcatactatcaagaggctcagaagcgttctttcaagatgcaacggaagcttccttttaagtggctcgaaaaccgccttcaagaggctcggaagcctctctacaagagacacagaagcctctaataaaaaggcgcggaagcctactctaaagggactcaaaagcttaaaggagTTTCCCTTCAAAATggctcggaattatgttttcaagaggattggaagcctacttacgagagggggtacctcaaatcatgcaaaagttcgaaggggtacctcttaagaaaaaggttgagaaccgctgctctactaTATAAAGAAAACCAATATGTCATTCCTCATTCTGTATTATTTGGACTTCCAATTCTTTTTAAGTTAGTTCTTTTTAAGAAAAGTCAAGTCCATTTTATTCCGGAAGTAATCCGAACATAACAATTGGCGACGAGGACACAAGAACCGGAAGCAATGGCAGATCTTCAGCAAGCAATCCTTCAAATGGCCGAGCTTCTGCAGAAGCCAACGCAGCCGACACCAGCACCTAGCAACCCGGAGCAAACAATCGAAGCCTTAGCAACGAAGATTTGTGAATTTTCATTCGACCCGGAAAACGGAATTGCTTTCGAGAAGTGGTACAGCCGTTACTAGAACCTTTTCGATTCTGACGCCAGGAACTTCGACGACGCCGCCAAGGTCCGACTGCTGCTGCGAAAGTTGGATACACCGGCACATACCCGGTATGTCAACTTTATCCTGCCGAAGCTCTCAAAAGACGTGAATTTTGCCGACACTATCAAAACCCTTAAGTAAATTTTCGGAGCGCAAATGTCATGGCTACGCGGACATTAGAGCAAGACTACTCTCCAGAACCGAAAACGAGGTAGCAGGAACACCCGTCATTCTTCAAACCCTGATCGACGACTATCAACTGCTCGTCAATCTCCAAGCGGACACTTCCATGATCGAGCGTCAATCATTCTCGAAATCAACGGTGCACGCACTTCAAGAGAAGAATGACAAGGGAATCCATCGTCAGAAACAGCCATCGAAGCCGGAAAGTACAACAGTTGAACTACGACTTCGAGATTAAACACGTATCCACGAATGACTTTGGTTGTGCAGATGTGCTATCCCGGCTGATCGATAAAACCATACAACCAGAAGAAGAATATGTCATCGCAGCGCTCACCCTCGAGTTAGATTTGTCAAACATTCTTTCCGATGCAACGGAAAACGTTCCCGTCTCATTTGCAGCATTGAAGAAAGCAACATCAACAAATGTCacgctaaaaaaatataaagtacATTCGTGACGGATGGCCCAACTGATCCAAGAATCTCCCCACTGCTGTTCAACCATATTACAACAGACGAGAATCACTCAGCATAATCGACGGTTGTGTAATGTTTGGCGATAGGGTCATTGGTCCTGAGATGTTCCGACGAAGAATCCTGCAACAGTTCCACCGAGGAGCTTCGTATACTGGCCCGGTATCGACAACGACATCGAGGACTACGTGAAACACTGCACACCATGTTCAAAAGCAGTCAAAACTTCTACTAAAACAACATTAGAATAGTGGCCAATTCCTGTCAAACCCTGGTCAAGGATTCATATCGATTACGCAGGATAGGTAGATGGCGTATATTTTCTATTAATAGTCGATCCATATTCTAAGTGGAGTGAGTGCACTCAACGAGATCAACGATAACCAAAACCACCATCAAAATACTTAACTGAACCTTCGCAACATTCGGCATTCCGGAGCTAATAGTGTCCGACAATGGCACTCAATTTTCGagccataaatttcaagcattCTGTACAAATCAAGGCATTCGTCATATCCGCATCGCACCGTACTACCCACAATCAAACGGGTTAGCCGAAATATTCGTGGATACCCTGAAGGAGGAGAAGCATTAGAAGAAGCACTCAGCACCTTTTTGCACGTATACCGTTCGAATCCATCCAGCGACTTGAATGACAAAAATCCCGCTGAACTGATGTTTAGGAGACCGCTTCGTACCGTATCGTCATTGCTCAAACCTACTGAACGTAACACAGGCTCCATATCAAGAGACAGGAAGAAGCAGAGGGTTTGAGAATATTTATCAACCTTGCAATCTCGAACAAAGTGGAAAGTAGCAGTCGATAACGTGAAAGTAGGAGACTTGGTGAAGATAACTGAACCAAAGATTTCTCGAGGAGAATGGCCTTTGGGACGTGATGTAAAGTAATGGGAGATGATGAACTTGTCCGTTATGCTGATGTTCGTACTCAGAATTCAACACTGCGTCGTCCAGTTACTAAGTTAGCAATTATTGAGGGTCTGGATTAGATAGTTGCccacaaggatgttatcgatcatttagtaatctgcgttcgatcatgtAGTAGTTTGcctataactcattccagaggctgaattccaaaatgtgttataCGGTGGACTTCtgatgcgaaggtttttctatatATCTGTGTTAACACGGGTACCGTCGAGCCGGTCGCCCTATCGCAACCGGTTGTACCGCATGACTATATTGGAGATCGCAGATCGACGTCGACGCTGATAAGCTGTCAACAGGACAAATACACAACAGAAGAAGAACATAGTCTCCAACGTGGATTTCGTGCGAAGTGTTATTCCTTAAATTTTCTATAATACAACGTGAATTTTtctcattaataataatctaGTGGCTTAACCTAATTACAAACTAGAGCAGGTAATATAATTGAATTAAATCTAAAAACTAGATTCTAATTTCTAATGGTACCTACAACTACTTAGAAACTAATTATAACCTAGGAAGGCTGACAGTAAACAAAGGCAAGCAATTAAAAGGACACTGAATTGTAAGTAGTTACCCTAAAATACCTATGTGAAACCTAACGAAAATTAATTATACCCTATAGTTTGGAGCAAATACAAATTTGACTGCAAAGCCAGTGTATCGCCTTGTGTTACTGTCGCAACAATCTGCCTAATATATCGATGTTTAAATTCCACCATTGAAGGAGTTACAGTGCTAGTTGCAGTGACTTATaccaaatgataacaaaattccaatcattcagTATAAGCTACTGCTACTAGCTCTATAGCTCTATTATCAGTATAATTGAAAcatcgaactgttaggcagagttgtagatgaACCTTTGaattagaagtccaccatactacacattttgaaatctagcctctggaatgtgttattgacaaactactaaatgattgaacgcagattactaaatgatcgaaaacatccttggttGCCCAGGACAAAACGAGGGGGGAGAAAATAAGATAATAAGTCACAGAAAAAGAGAATTTGCCtaccttcttcctctttccataCGCAATTactattttataaaatatttcaaCGGAATTATTTTGAGAATTCTGTAAAGGCACACAATCAACGCAGTATAGATTGCCAGGTAATATGTGTACGTACATTTAGCACTATAAGATGCAGTATGTGCACTATAAGATGCaattgaccggaagattagataagcatcCCCCCCCCCAAAGGTTgattcaaatattcaaaaatgtaCGTTTCCCGTCATATCTTTTTGACCGAAAATATTAATTTGAGGGGCCAATCAATTGTCAAAACATAATTTAACAAAATGAGATGTTTTTGGGCTCTGTAGGAAGGTTAACCGAACAATGTTCATTTGATGTTTTTGCTCTCCTCAACAGACCCCAGAGTTCCAACCACCGAAGCCCGCGATGACGTCGATGACCTTTGGTCAGAAGAAGTTCATTCCAACCGCACCGGAGAAGGGCAGTTTCCCACTGGACCACGAAGGTCAATGCAAAAAGCTGATGCTGTATTACATGCGTTGCCTGCGGTCAAATAACGACGATAACTCCGCCTGCCGACAGGAATCGAAGGCCTATCTGCAGTGCCGTATGGAGAACAATTTGATGGCCAAGGAGGAGTTTTCCAAGCTTGGATTTGCCGATCTGGAGGATGATGCCAAGAAGAATGAGAAGAGCGATAAGTGAATAATTTACTGCAGTGAAACAAGTGGACATAAATTTTAAACTATTGAAGAAAAACAATGACGAAAAGAAACATTCTGATCGGGTGCACCGGAAGCGTGGCCACGATTAAATTACCGTTACTAATTCAAAAACTGCGTGACTCAGTCCCGGACATACAAATCAAAGTGATTGTTACCCACCACGCGGAGCATTTCTTCTCCGCCTCGGACATCCCCGAAGATGTCCCCATCCAGCGGGATGCCGACGAGTGGAGCAGTTGGAGCGGTCGCGGTGATCCCGTCCTACACATCGAACTGGGCAAGTGGGCCGATCTGATGCTGGTGGCACCGCTGGACGCGAACACGCTGGCCAAAATGGCACAAGGTTTGTGCGACAATCTGCTGCTGTGTACGGCGAGGGCATGGGACTTTGGGAAACCGTTTTTCTTTGCCCCGGCCATGAACACCCGCATGTGGGACCATCCGATCACGGGTCCGCAGATCGAGACGCTCCGGTCGTGGGGTTTCAGGGAGATTCCGTGCGTGGCCAAGACGCTGATGTGCGGCGATACGGGGTTGGGTGCGATGGCCGAGGTTGATACGATTGTGCAACAGGTGGTGGGGTGTTTGGGGGAGATGGAGTTGAGAAATTCGTAGAGGTAAATAGTAAAATATTGTTCAAATTTGTACTAGAAAGTGTGTTATACATTCACttagaattgttagaaaaaaatgtggaagtaccgtgacctgccctaattccgcgcatcgccaGATACtgtaatttttataaaaaatcagaacTTGGCTATCGGATCATGGACATCAcaatatgtttgaacatttcaccaaataatacgatgtctatgatagccaggttctgatttttgatgaaaaccacggtattaggcgatgcgcggaattagggcaggtcacggtacttCATTCTTCTTAAATACTTAAATACTTCTGAGTAAAATCGATGACAAACAttcccaaaccatacccgatagcacaacgaATCCTGCACCAGCGAAAAACTCCAGGAAGGGGATCTCTATTTCGATTCGGATCGATCGGACTATTCACAGCTTATTGTCGAATTATGGATCACAATGAGTGAATAGATCGAATATTCttttagatcagcggttctcaacttggggtacatgtacccctgggggtaccttcgttggccctagggggtacctccgacaaaaatgcgtaatggcgcaCGTATTACTATtctaatcaatttttatttcaaaaattcaaattgtacataatatgcaatgcgatcaataaatccaaattgaattctgccttccacaaccagcacaatgcaTAAAgggcagtggtggaaatctgtgaaccttgctcacaaaacgagaagtaggcaatgcaaaatactcgcgaacacttgttttgcctttttcttgcctacctactactcgcagagaaaacaaaaaaacgaaccacgaaaaatgttcgtgaagcttcgcgagtcattcgggttgaattgcaaaatgtcataaaacaaCCTCGGAACATGTTTATCACGGATGTTCAAGCAAGAACAcctttgtttattgttattctGTTTATCTCAAGTGAAAGttatccattgtattcgaagtaaccacaaatactcgcgaccgtgatttttactcccgaacaaaatatTGCCCTGCTTTTTtactttgctctgcccgtactcgcgaacaaagcaagcaccagaaaaatgctggcagtaggttcgcgcgagtgtggcattttttgatAGGGCCAATTACAATCTTTTCTTACttgtgaagcgagtatttccaccactgataaagggctgcggaacaaaagatcgaacgagcaaaacgtcgaatgaacaaaatgattttttttttcactaatgctcggttgcttcgttgcaagaggattagaagcatccttctacgcatctcagaagccttcttccaagcagcttgaagGCTTTCttacaaaaggctcggaagcctcctgggcacttcaaaagcctcctttcaagtgattaggttgcctcctttcaagaggctggcaagccttcttttaagaggctcggaagcctctttttaagaggca
The nucleotide sequence above comes from Armigeres subalbatus isolate Guangzhou_Male chromosome 3, GZ_Asu_2, whole genome shotgun sequence. Encoded proteins:
- the LOC134226460 gene encoding cytochrome c oxidase assembly protein COX19; translated protein: MTSMTFGQKKFIPTAPEKGSFPLDHEGQCKKLMLYYMRCLRSNNDDNSACRQESKAYLQCRMENNLMAKEEFSKLGFADLEDDAKKNEKSDK
- the LOC134226458 gene encoding phosphopantothenoylcysteine decarboxylase, encoding MTKRNILIGCTGSVATIKLPLLIQKLRDSVPDIQIKVIVTHHAEHFFSASDIPEDVPIQRDADEWSSWSGRGDPVLHIELGKWADLMLVAPLDANTLAKMAQGLCDNLLLCTARAWDFGKPFFFAPAMNTRMWDHPITGPQIETLRSWGFREIPCVAKTLMCGDTGLGAMAEVDTIVQQVVGCLGEMELRNS